The stretch of DNA GTTGAAAATCTAAAAATGGATAAACTAGGAAACTATATACTAGAGTAGTTTAGTTTAGACGACTGCATAAATGGCCGCAAATAATCAAGTTGTTAtccataatttttttgatttttaaGCCatgttattcttcaggataaaaaaagtgGTATTTATGAACTCTTACATATGCGTATTCATGCTATATTATAATATCGAATCTAAGTCAATCGTATTCTACTCCGGATCCatcctcatcatcttcatcgtcatcattatcAATTTCTATCGGAATATCTTCGAGTTCTAACGGCTCCTTAAACTCTTTGTATTGGAGTTCCTGTTCTGGTTGACCATTTATAGAAGCAAAACTATTATCTCTATTCAAAGCGCTTTGGCCCTTTTTgtcttcctcttcatcgtcttcttcatcatcttcttctgcttcCTCTCCGTCTTCTGCACCGTCTGAGGATTCTTGGCCACTCCCATCGGAAAGGTCGCTCTCAGCTTCGAAATTTTggtcattttcttcatcatcgtctGAAAACACACCTGCCTTTTTCTCGTCTTGCATTTGACGGGTAGCTTCCTGTAGAATAGATGGCTGATCGGCTGTGCCATCAGTTGCTTGGCCTTTGCTCTTGGATTTAGCTTTCAATTCCTCAGACATAGACTTATCCTTCATTTGTTTCCTTTTAACGTAGTCGTCAATTTTAGCGTATTCAGTTTGGTCTATCATGGAAAACTCGTATTTTTCACCATCTTTTGTCACTAAGCTTGCATTGAATGTTAATCTGGTAATAGACGAATAGGTTATAGACTCGATGTCAGAAGCGTCGAATAACAAAATGGGCTTTTTAAACCCAAAAATTATATGATCTGGTAAAAAATATAGCGTGCCTTCTTTAGTACCTCTATGACACTGCAGGTGAAATgagtttattttttcagcatCGGTATCCACCAGTGTACTGTTAACGAATGGGTTGGAGATTTTAAAACCCGTCAAAATGGCTTGCTTTCTTATATATTCGACGCACTTTTCAAAGTCTGTTACATTGGAATCAAGAAGCCCTAAATTTTTAAACTGGTTTAGTgtgttttctttgttcaagGTCATTACCACAGGTTCAGAAAACTTGTTATCCTCGCACGATGTGTAAGTCATAAAAAGGTATATTAGATTAGGCTTTTCTGGCACTGGCAAGAACGAAGccattttgatatttttgttCAGCTGATAAATGCTTAATTCCCTGTCATTTCCCTTCAGTAATGTTATTACGGGAGACCCGTCAACATTGGAAAGATAGAACACCAAATCAAGCTTTTTCCTTAATGGTGACAGTACAGAAACACCTtctaatttgaaaatagtaTTGGTTTCCGAAATTTCATCTGTTTTAAGCAGGTCAGAAGAGACATCTATTCTGGGCTTTTTATGGCGTCCGCTTCTATCGTTGctattttcattcaatgCATATTTATACAATTCctcaaatatttctaaTGAGCTTGGCAGCACTCTAACCACGGTACCAATCTTTCGGCTGAGAGACTCAGGCAGTTCATCTAAGAACAATTTTGACATCAAATCTGTAGGACTTTACGTTTGAATAGTGGCTTTTTGGTCAGCGTTTCCAGCACCTTTACATCATAGTTATTACTACACACTAATGCGCTATAGCGTATGttagatgaaaaaaaaaagcacgACGCGTCATTAACTAGTGGGGTAACCCACGaaataaagataaaaaaataaaattcgtttatatttaaatttttaaagCATATGTTCTTATGATGTCTAATTGAATTCTGGAGGGAGAATGTCTCCCCCAgtaaaacaagaaaaaactgGCGAGGGTAAATGGGGCGTTTCATGCAACTTCTCGTTAAAGTGCACGAATGATCTCTTGATATCATTCGGCAAATTCCTTTGTTGAATGTTTTCAATCGTTGGCTGAACAACCGAGCCTTTAAAGTCTTCGTATGATTTGTATAATGCATCTGAAAGCAACTGCCAACTTCTAGAAATGGTTCCTATGGGgtcattttgaaatttttcaattgttaACGTACTCGTAGCACTTGTAACGTTATTCTCGTCCAG from Saccharomyces cerevisiae S288C chromosome XIV, complete sequence encodes:
- the RTT106 gene encoding Rtt106p (Histone chaperone; involved in regulation of chromatin structure in both transcribed and silenced chromosomal regions; affects transcriptional elongation; has a role in regulation of Ty1 transposition; interacts physically and functionally with Chromatin Assembly Factor-1 (CAF-1)), which translates into the protein MSKLFLDELPESLSRKIGTVVRVLPSSLEIFEELYKYALNENSNDRSGRHKKPRIDVSSDLLKTDEISETNTIFKLEGVSVLSPLRKKLDLVFYLSNVDGSPVITLLKGNDRELSIYQLNKNIKMASFLPVPEKPNLIYLFMTYTSCEDNKFSEPVVMTLNKENTLNQFKNLGLLDSNVTDFEKCVEYIRKQAILTGFKISNPFVNSTLVDTDAEKINSFHLQCHRGTKEGTLYFLPDHIIFGFKKPILLFDASDIESITYSSITRLTFNASLVTKDGEKYEFSMIDQTEYAKIDDYVKRKQMKDKSMSEELKAKSKSKGQATDGTADQPSILQEATRQMQDEKKAGVFSDDDEENDQNFEAESDLSDGSGQESSDGAEDGEEAEEDDEEDDEEEDKKGQSALNRDNSFASINGQPEQELQYKEFKEPLELEDIPIEIDNDDDEDDEDGSGVEYD